A segment of the Bacillus licheniformis DSM 13 = ATCC 14580 genome:
ATCATTTTAGAACCGTGTCAACAAAAAAAGCTTCCCGTCCCGGATTGTCGGAACAAAGAAGCTTTATAACTGCCCATTAAGTTCTTTTGATCTCATGCTCATAAAAGTCAAAAGCTGCCACGGTATCAGGAAAGATCGCTTTTGCTTCATCGACCAGTTCAAGCACGTTTTCCCCCTGGTATCTTGCACTGATATGGGTTAAAATCAGTTTTTTTGCACAGGCTTCCCGCGCTGTTTCAGCAGCTTGTTCTGAAGTGCTGTGATAATAGTCTCCGGCGAGCTCCCTGTCGCCTTTCGCAAATGTTGCTTCGTGGATGAGAACATCGGCTTTTTCGGCAAGCCTCTTCACATTCTCGCATGGCCTCGTATCCCCGGAAAAGGCGACAATCCGCCCTTTTTTTGGCGGTCCGATAAAGTCTGCCCCATGAATCGTCCGGCCGTCTTCCAATGTGACCGTCTCCCCGTTTTTCAGTTTTTGATAAACAGGGCCCGGCGAGACTCCGATCTCTTTCAGTGCTTCAGCGTCAAGGGCGCCCGGAACATCTTTTTCCTGCACGCGGTACCCAAAAGCGGGAATGCCGTGAGATACGCTTCTGGCCGTCACGATAAACTGGTCATCCTCAAAGACTGTCCCTTCTCCAATCTCCTTAATCACAAGCGGATATGTGACATGCGTCC
Coding sequences within it:
- the rnz gene encoding ribonuclease Z encodes the protein MELLFLGTGAGIPAKTRNVTSVALKLLEERRSVWLFDCGEATQHQILHTSIKPRKIEKIFITHLHGDHVYGLPGLVSSRSFQGGEGPLTVYGPQGIKTFLETALDVSGTHVTYPLVIKEIGEGTVFEDDQFIVTARSVSHGIPAFGYRVQEKDVPGALDAEALKEIGVSPGPVYQKLKNGETVTLEDGRTIHGADFIGPPKKGRIVAFSGDTRPCENVKRLAEKADVLIHEATFAKGDRELAGDYYHSTSEQAAETAREACAKKLILTHISARYQGENVLELVDEAKAIFPDTVAAFDFYEHEIKRT